In the Juglans microcarpa x Juglans regia isolate MS1-56 chromosome 6D, Jm3101_v1.0, whole genome shotgun sequence genome, one interval contains:
- the LOC121235252 gene encoding eyes absent homolog isoform X1 — MGDNLHVPHEETKGIVEDTVDGRLDVYIWDMDETLILLKSLLNGMYAEAFNGLKDAQKGVEIGKMWEKHILDLCDSHFFYEQIENYNKPFLDALLQYDDGKDLSGYKFDQDGFGPPHDDDNKRKLAYRHRYIAQKYEKGLHNFFDQEAMKLWDELYDVTDKYTDRWLSSARAFLEQCLIGKKDATSSVASAVGALDSPDSNYQQVNVLVTSGSLIPSLVKCLLFRLDGIITHGNVYSSWEVGKVQCFQWIKERFSCSNVRFCVIGDGWEECEAAQAMRWPFVKIDLRPGSSHRFPGLTLRTVGYYFSVVYGSPDAEDDKD; from the exons ATGGGTGATAATCTGCATGTTCCACACGAAGAAACAAAAGGGATTGTTGAAGACACCGTGGATGGGAGACTAGATGTGTATATATGGGACATGGATGAGACACTTATACTGCTCAAGTCCTTGTTGAATGGGATGTATGCTGAGGCTTTCAACGGTTTGAAGGACGCCCAGAAGGGTGTAGAAATCGGGAAGATGTGGGAGAAACACATTCTTGATTTGTGTGACAGTCATTTCTTCTATGAACAA ATTGAGAACTACAATAAGCCATTTCTTGATGCCTTGCTCCAATATGATGACGGGAAGGATCTTTCTGGTTACAAATTTGATCAAGATGGGTTTGGTCCACCACATGATGATGACAACAAAAGAAAACTTGCTTACAGGCACAGATACATAGCCCAAAAGTATGAAAAG gGCTTGCATAACTTTTTTGATCAAGAGGCAATGAAACTCTGGGATGAATTGTATGATGTCACTGATAAGTATACAGATAGATGGCTTTCATCAG cacggGCCTTCTTGGAGCAGTGTTTGATTGGGAAGAAAGACGCAACGTCTTCTGTTGCCTCTGCTGTCGGGGCCCTTGACTCTCCTGATTCAAATTATCAGCAGGTTAATGTTTTAGTGACTTCTGGGTCACTGATACCCAGCCTTGTCAAATGCTTGCTCTTTCGTCTTGACGGTATAATAACACATGGAAATG TTTACAGCTCATGGGAAGTGGGGAAAGTCCAATGTTTTCAATGGATCAAGGAGCGTTTTAGCTGTTCAAATGTTCGTTTTTGTGTAATTGGGGATGGATGGGAAGAATGTGAAGCTGCACAAGCCATGAGATGGCCATTTGTTAAGATTGATCTGCGACCAGGCAGTTCTCACAGGTTTCCTGGCCTCACATTGAGAACAGTAGGTTACTATTTCTCTGTTGTATATGGAAGCCCCGATGCTGAAGATGACAAAGATTAA
- the LOC121235252 gene encoding eyes absent homolog isoform X2 has protein sequence MGDNLHVPHEETKGIVEDTVDGRLDVYIWDMDETLILLKSLLNGMYAEAFNGLKDAQKGVEIGKMWEKHILDLCDSHFFYEQGLHNFFDQEAMKLWDELYDVTDKYTDRWLSSARAFLEQCLIGKKDATSSVASAVGALDSPDSNYQQVNVLVTSGSLIPSLVKCLLFRLDGIITHGNVYSSWEVGKVQCFQWIKERFSCSNVRFCVIGDGWEECEAAQAMRWPFVKIDLRPGSSHRFPGLTLRTVGYYFSVVYGSPDAEDDKD, from the exons ATGGGTGATAATCTGCATGTTCCACACGAAGAAACAAAAGGGATTGTTGAAGACACCGTGGATGGGAGACTAGATGTGTATATATGGGACATGGATGAGACACTTATACTGCTCAAGTCCTTGTTGAATGGGATGTATGCTGAGGCTTTCAACGGTTTGAAGGACGCCCAGAAGGGTGTAGAAATCGGGAAGATGTGGGAGAAACACATTCTTGATTTGTGTGACAGTCATTTCTTCTATGAACAA gGCTTGCATAACTTTTTTGATCAAGAGGCAATGAAACTCTGGGATGAATTGTATGATGTCACTGATAAGTATACAGATAGATGGCTTTCATCAG cacggGCCTTCTTGGAGCAGTGTTTGATTGGGAAGAAAGACGCAACGTCTTCTGTTGCCTCTGCTGTCGGGGCCCTTGACTCTCCTGATTCAAATTATCAGCAGGTTAATGTTTTAGTGACTTCTGGGTCACTGATACCCAGCCTTGTCAAATGCTTGCTCTTTCGTCTTGACGGTATAATAACACATGGAAATG TTTACAGCTCATGGGAAGTGGGGAAAGTCCAATGTTTTCAATGGATCAAGGAGCGTTTTAGCTGTTCAAATGTTCGTTTTTGTGTAATTGGGGATGGATGGGAAGAATGTGAAGCTGCACAAGCCATGAGATGGCCATTTGTTAAGATTGATCTGCGACCAGGCAGTTCTCACAGGTTTCCTGGCCTCACATTGAGAACAGTAGGTTACTATTTCTCTGTTGTATATGGAAGCCCCGATGCTGAAGATGACAAAGATTAA